From Lagenorhynchus albirostris chromosome 15, mLagAlb1.1, whole genome shotgun sequence, one genomic window encodes:
- the ASXL1 gene encoding polycomb group protein ASXL1, with translation MKDKQKRKKERTWAEAARLVLENYSDAPMTPKQILQVIEAEGLKEMRSGTSPLACLNAMLHSNSRGGEGLFYKLPGRISLFTLKKDALQWSRSPAAVEGEEPEDTADVESCGSNEASTVSGENDVSLDETSSNASCSTESQSRPHSNPRDSYRASSQANKQKKKTGVMLPRVVLTPLKVNGAHVESASGFSGRHADGESGSPSSSSSGSLALGSAAIRGQAEVARDPAPLLRGFRKPATGQMKRNRGEEIDFETPGSILVNTNLRALINSRTFHALPSHFQQQLLFLLPEVDRQVGTDGLLRLSSSALNNEFFTHAAQSWRERLADGEFTHEMQVRIRQEMEKEKKVEQWKEKFFEDYYGQKLGLSKEESLQQNVGQEEVEIKSDLRVSGESTRPQRGPATRQRDGHFKKRSRPDLRTRARRNLYKKQEPEQAEVAKDTQSVAPDIPLYKDGEAKTDAAGVGGPHLPGTSSAAPNPESSEFPVETVASRIQPNPDDLARVSTSPDRIPSLPQETVDQEPKDQKRKSFEQAASASFPEKKPRLEDRQSFRNTIESVHTEKPQPTKEEPKVPPIRIQLSRIKPPWVVKGQPTYQICPRIVPITESSCRGWTGTRTLADIKARALQVRGARGHHCHREAATTAIGGGGGPGGGGGGATDEGGGRGIGSGDGGEACGHPEPRGAPGTPGECASDLQRTQLLPPCPLNGEHVHPGSAVSRARREDLASPRKEKSYPRQRVPDGLRSGLEDASRLPIAPTGDQPRQALLPLPSKTPAPERLVEQPALHLGGRTECGSGTTSWERGNEERGPTIPLESSPVQALAGDVGLEEGTGQALDSDSNPTVKDPVNVTPSPIPEPSLASSLQDRPFDDESGLGGSGPPTRESATRQENLKTEAPVSAGAAPWMPGLSNDKAVGQPEPDSREDVPSVEPQVGEEWEKAAPLIPASPGGLTAEEGLDPPHSSASLWTVPSPGCVASTGHDRRQLEGGKLKISGDSEVLSPHSESTDTASDFEGHFSEDSIEAEPSEAAVPKRSSAVEQGEKHAWNHSTSLSKVNGDLSLVTRTDGMVAPQSWVSRVCAVPQKIPDSLLLASTEYQPRPVSLGRLASSVEATNPLVMQLLQGSLPLEKVLRPARGGSKPESPRLPLTTEPSHDGSLHVGSLQDPAESSCEVGSSSPSSLRASKESLLPESREASTGLARLEATQAPGAPPKISKHALSLGSLYPVTNPMAASGKVEVDSKEQFSPFSFEDQKEVGDLSQCSNSSAAPGTSPGNLTTSRAPCFSSPVVVSSGPDQAGRALGDQNSAGGQGKKLFGSKNEAAALQCPRPVEPTPLPADAPPDFPSRKLGPSKNSVSGGVQTAREDWAPKPPPASVGSIKSEKTFGGGPPKANAENRNVAGPGPRELVDHLQGIPFVLDLPFWKLPREPGKGLSQPLEPSSIPSQLNIKQAFYGKLSKLQLSSTSFNYSSGSPTFAKGLAGSVVQLSHKANFGASHSASLSLQMFTDSSTVESISLQCACSLKAMIMCQGCGAFCHDDCIGPSKLCVLCLVVR, from the exons AAGGATGCCCTGCAGTGGTCTCGCAGTCCAGCTGCAGTGGAGGGAGAGGAGCCAGAGGACACAGCTGATGTGGAGAGCTGTGGGTCTAATGAAGCCAGCACTGTGAGTGGTGAAAATGATG TTTCTCTCGATGAAACATCTTCTAATGCTTCCTGTTCTACCGAGTCTCAGAGTCGGCCTCATTCCAATCCCAGGGACAGCTACAGAGCTTCCTCACAG GCAAACAAGCAGAAGAAGAAGACCGGGGTGATGCTGCCTCGAGTTGTCCTGACTCCTCTGAAGGTAAACGGGGCCCACGTGGAATCTGCATCAG GGTTCTCAGGCCGCCACGCCGATGGCGAGAGCGGCAGCCCgtccagcagcagcagtggcTCTCTGGCCCTGGGCAGCGCTGCTATTCGTGGCCAGGCCGAGGTCGCCCGGGACCCTGCCCCGCTCCTGAGAGGCTTCCGGAAGCCGGCCACAG GTCAAATGAAGCGCAACAGAGGGGAAGAGATAGATTTTGAGACACCTGGGTCCATTCTCGTCAACACCAACCTCCGGGCCCTCATCAACTCTCGGACCTTCCATGCCCTGCCGTCCCACTTCCAGCAGCagctcctcttcctcctgcccgAAGTGGACAGACAG GTGGGGACCGATGGCCTGTTGCGTCTCAGCAGCAGTGCACTGAACAACGAGTTTTTCACCCACGCGGCTCAGAGCTGGCGGGAACGCCTGGCTGATG GCGAATTCACTCATGAGATGCAAGTCAGGATACGAcaggaaatggagaaggaaaagaaggtggAACAATGGAAAGAAAAGTTCTTCGAAGACTACTATGGACAGAA GTTGGGTTTAAGCAAAGAAGAGTCATTGCAGCAGAATGTGGGCCAGGAGGAGGTTGAAATCAAGAGTGACTTGCGTGTCTCGGGAGAATCAACACGACCGCAGCGTGGCCCGGCCACCCGGCAGCGAGATGGGCATTTCAAGAAACGCTCTCGGCCAGATCTCCGAACCAGAGCCCGAAGGAATCTTTACAAAAAACAGGAGCCAGAACAAGCAGAGGTTGCTAAAGACACACAGTCTGTGGCACCAGACATCCCCCTGTACAAGGATGGGGAGGCTAAGACCGATGCAGCAGGGGTGGGCGGTCCCCACCTGCCTGGCACATCCTCCGCTGCACCCAACCCAGAGAGTTCCGAATTCCCGGTGGAAACTGTGGCTTCCCGGATCCAGCCCAATCCAGACGACCTGGCACGTGTCTCCACGTCTCCAGACAGAATTCCCAGCTTGCCTCAGGAGACCGTGGATCAGGAACCCAAGGATCAGAAGAGGAAATCCTTTGAGCAGGCGGCCTCTGCGTCCTTTCCCGAAAAGAAGCCCCGGCTTGAAGATCGTCAGTCCTTTCGTAACACAATTGAAAGTGTTCACACCGAAAAGCCACAGCCCACCAAAGAGGAGCCCAAAGTCCCGCCCATCCGG ATTCAACTTTCACGTATCAAACCACCCTGGGTGGTTAAAGGTCAGCCCACTTACCAGATATGCCCCCGCATCGTCCCCATCACGGAGTCCTCCTGCCGGGGCTGGACTGGCACCAGGACCCTTGCAGACattaaagcccgtgctctgcaggtCCGAGGGGCGAGAGGCCACCACTGCCATCGAGAGGCGGCCACCACTGCCATCGGAGGGGGGGGTGGCCCGGGTGGAGGTGGCGGCGGGGCCACCGATGAGGGAGGTGGCAGAGGCATCggcagtggtgatggtggtgaggcCTGTGGCCACCCTGAGCCCAGGGGAGCCCCAGGTACCCCTGGAGAGTGTGCGTCAGATCTACAGCGAACACAACTACTGCCGCCTTGTCCTCTAAATGGGGAGCATGTCCATCCTGGAAGTGCCGTGTCCAGAGCCAGGAGAGAGGACCTGGCTTCTCCCAGAAAGGAGAAGAGCTACCCACGACAGAGGGTTCCAGATGGCCTCAGAAGTGGGCTGGAAGATGCTTCCCGACTTCCCATTGCTCCCACTGGGGACCAGCCACGCCAGGCCTTACTCCCACTGCCCTCCAAAACCCCGGCACCTGAGCGATTAGTTGAGCAGCCTGCGTTGCATCTGGGAGGTAGAACTGAATGTGGGTCTGGTACCACTTCCTGGGAAAGGGGTAATGAGGAGCGAGGACCCACCATCCCCCTGGAGAGCAGTCCTGTTCAGGCTCTAGCGGGGGATGTTGGATTAGAAGAAGGAACCGGCCAGGCTCTAGACAGTGACAGTAATCCCACCGTGAAGGATCCTGTGAATGTGACCCCCAGTCCCATCCCTGAACCATCGTTGGCCAGTTCCCTGCAGGACAGACCATTTGATGATGAATCAGGACTTGGTGGCTCGGGCCCACCCACAAGGGAAAGTGCTACTAGACAAGAAAACTTGAAAACCGAGGCTCCCGTCTCCGCTGGTGCTGCTCCTTGGATGCCTGGCCTGTCAAATGACAAGGCAGTGGGACAGCCTGAACCCGACTCCAGAGAAGATGTCCCATCTGTTGAGCCGCAGGTTGGAGAGGAGTGGGAGAAAGCTGCTCCCCTCATTCCAGCGTCACCTGGGGGGTTGACCGCTGAGGAGGGTCTGGATCCCCCCCACAGCTCGGCTTCACTCTGGACAGTGCCATCTCCGGGGTGCGTTGCGAGCACCGGCCACGACCGCAGACAGCTGGAAGGTGGAAAGCTGAAAATCAGTGGAGACTCTGAAGTGCTGAGTCCTCACAGCGAGTCCACGGACACAGCCTCTGACTTTGAAGGCCACTTCTCTGAGGACAGCATTGAGGCCGAGCCTAGTGAAGCTGCAGTGCCGAAGAGGTCCTCAGCGGTGGAGCAAGGTGAGAAACACGCTTGGAACCACTCCACCTCACTCTCCAAGGTGAACGGTGACCTGAGTCTGGTCACAAGGACAGACGGGATGGTTGCTCCACAGAGCTGGGTGTCTCGAGTATGTGCGGTTCCCCAAAAGATCCCGGACTCCCTGTTACTGGCCAGTACCGAGTACCAGCCGAGGCCTGTGTCCCTGGGCAGGCTTGCGTCCTCCGTGGAGGCTACTAACCCCCTCGTGATGCAGTTGCTGCAGGGCAGCTTGCCCCTAGAGAAGGTTCTTCGTCCAGCCCGCGGTGGCAGCAAACCCGAATCCCCACGACTCCCACTGACGACAGAGCCGAGCCATGACGGCtccctgcatgtgggatctttgcaaGACCCTGCGGAAAGCAGTTGTGAGGTTGGCAGTAGCAGTCCCAGTTCTTTAAGAGCTTCGAAGGAGTCTCTTCTACCTGAGAGCCGTGAAGCAAGCACCGGCCTCGCCAGGCTGGAGGCCACCCAGGCTCCTGGAGCGCCCCCAAAGATTTCCAAGCACGCCCTGAGTTTAGGCTCCCTATATCCAGTGACAAATCCAATGGCTGCCTCTGGGAAAGTAGAAGTGGATTCCAAAGAGCAGTTCTCTCCCTTTAGTTTTGAAGATCAGAAGGAAGTTGGTGACCTGTCCCAGTGCAGTAATTCAAGTGCTGCCCCAGGCACGAGTCCGGGAAATCTCACTACCTCGAGAGCCCCTTGTTTCTCATCTCCAGTTGTGGTCTCCTCGGGTCCCGATCAGGCAGGTCGGGCCCTGGGTGATCAGAACAGTgctggaggccaagggaagaagcTCTTTGGCTCCAAAAACGAGGCTGCAGCCCTTCAGTGCCCCCGGCCTGTGGAGCCAACGCCTCTGCCTGCTGATGCCCCTCCCGATTTTCCCAGCAGGAAGTTGGGGCCAAGCAAAAACTCTGTGTCTGGTGGGGTACAGACTGCCAGGGAAGACTGGGCTCCAAAGCCACCGCCTGCCTCTGTTGGCAGCATCAAGAGCGAGAAGACTTTTGGTGGGGGGCCTCCCAAGGCGAATGCAGAGAACAGAAATGTCGCGGGGCCTGGTCCTCGGGAGCTGGTGGATCACTTGCAAGGGATCCCCTTTGTCCTTGATTTGCCCTTCTGGAAATTACCCCGAGAGCCTGGGAAAGGGCTCAGCCAGCCTCTAGagccttcttccatcccctcccaGCTCAACATCAAACAGGCATTTTATGGGAAGCTTTCCAAACTCCAGCTAAGTTCCACCAGCTTTAATTATTCCTCTGGCTCCCCCACCTTTGCCAAAGGCCTTGCCGGAAGTGTGGTGCAGCTGAGCCACAAAGCAAACTTTGGTGCAAGCCACAGCGCATCACTTTCCTTGCAGATGTTCACCGACAGCAGCACGGTGGAAAGCATCTCACTCCAGTGTGCGTGCAGCCTGAAAGCCATGATCATGTGCCAGGGCTGTGGTGCGTTCTGTCACGATGACTGTATTGGACCCTCAAAGCTCTGTGTATTGTGCCTTGTGGTGAGATAA